In the genome of Deinococcus psychrotolerans, one region contains:
- a CDS encoding anhydro-N-acetylmuramic acid kinase — protein sequence MNTPPDARPPRVLGLMSGTSVDGIDAVLLELSGYPRLGTNIHSPALSGPAPRFKILEHRAVPFADDLRAALLAAGRDETTTSQITQLNFWLGEALADAAADLAMSADLIASHGQTVHHIPHLDASRGWHTPSTLQIGEAAVIVERTGKPVISDFRPPDLAAGGQAAPLVPFADRIMYAEAGVRRAVHNLGGISNLTYLPGLDEAGVLAFDTGPANALIDEAAELFGKRYDEGGQMGAGGHVAQSLVSAWLDDPYLNAPPPKSTGRERWNLQQLPGVFELDAKDIAATVTAFSAQSIAQAYRRFVLPLGLDEIVVAGGGAFNPTLMAQLRAALAPIPVLTFEERGWNSAAREAAAFAVLGYYAYQGWRNTLPHTTGARHAVIAGKLSRPFMG from the coding sequence ATGAACACTCCGCCAGATGCCCGCCCGCCGAGAGTGCTTGGTTTGATGAGTGGCACCAGCGTGGACGGCATTGACGCGGTACTGCTGGAGCTCAGCGGCTATCCGAGACTGGGAACGAACATCCACTCTCCTGCGCTCAGTGGCCCCGCGCCGCGTTTCAAGATTCTGGAACACCGCGCCGTGCCGTTTGCGGACGATCTGCGGGCCGCGCTGTTGGCGGCTGGGCGCGACGAAACCACCACCAGTCAGATCACCCAGCTCAATTTTTGGCTGGGTGAAGCGCTGGCCGATGCGGCGGCAGACCTGGCCATGAGCGCCGATCTGATCGCCAGTCATGGCCAGACGGTGCATCACATTCCGCACCTCGACGCCTCAAGGGGCTGGCACACCCCTTCCACGCTGCAAATCGGGGAGGCCGCTGTGATCGTGGAGCGCACCGGCAAGCCGGTCATCTCGGATTTTCGGCCCCCTGATCTGGCGGCAGGCGGGCAGGCCGCGCCGCTGGTGCCGTTCGCTGACCGGATCATGTATGCCGAAGCGGGCGTGCGGCGAGCAGTTCACAATCTCGGCGGTATCAGCAACCTGACGTACCTTCCGGGACTGGATGAAGCGGGCGTGCTGGCTTTTGACACCGGCCCTGCCAACGCGCTGATTGACGAGGCTGCCGAACTGTTCGGTAAACGTTATGACGAGGGCGGGCAGATGGGCGCGGGTGGTCACGTCGCGCAGAGTCTGGTCAGCGCCTGGCTGGACGACCCGTACCTGAACGCCCCGCCGCCCAAATCCACCGGACGCGAACGCTGGAACTTGCAGCAACTCCCCGGCGTATTTGAACTTGATGCCAAGGACATCGCCGCCACTGTCACGGCATTCAGCGCCCAGAGTATCGCTCAGGCGTACCGGCGTTTCGTGCTGCCGCTGGGCTTGGACGAAATCGTGGTGGCGGGCGGCGGGGCCTTTAATCCTACCCTGATGGCGCAGCTCAGGGCCGCCCTCGCGCCGATTCCGGTTTTGACTTTTGAGGAACGCGGCTGGAATTCTGCTGCCCGCGAAGCCGCCGCTTTTGCCGTGCTGGGCTACTACGCTTATCAGGGCTGGCGCAACACCCTGCCGCACACGACGGGGGCGCGGCACGCCGTGATCGCCGGAAAGCTGTCGCGGCCCTTTATGGGGTGA
- a CDS encoding S8 family peptidase, whose amino-acid sequence MKRASLCLAAALASVCFSSASAGQLSPELLAKLSAHENKPVSVIVRFRFDKNDQGRALFKTLRQQLKQSRAQLGKASGFVDSSMQNGGTELWLYQSIALKLTPLQALTLSSLPIVDEVFENFKVKIPKVQALDTGSLGEAGDTNPDFDPLHMIGADATRAAGLRGQGIRIGHLDTGVDIFHPELQGKVVAFAEFNAVGKRVDSKPHDSAQHGTHTAGLLVGNTLGAAPDAKLISALVLPGGEGTFAEVIAGMQWVLDPDNNADTDDGANVVSLSLGVPSSQDQQAFVLPVQNMLRAGVVPVFAIGNYGPDPQTTASPGNIPDVIGVGAVDQSGSVAPFSSRGPAIWTGAYSGSFIKPDVVAPGVGIRSSFPGKGYGVLSGTSQAAPLVAGAVAVMLGAKPGSNVDDIKQALYSSSSNNGQKNNDSGYGLINLPAALVKLGVSVAAPPKAQAPVAGPNGYTFCVPEGQRCSFSGQKQVAFGAAGRYLSGLTSDGFNCTVAEWGSDPVPGTAKACFVQEAKP is encoded by the coding sequence ATGAAACGTGCATCACTTTGCTTAGCGGCGGCGCTTGCCTCGGTCTGCTTCAGCAGCGCCTCGGCGGGTCAGCTTTCGCCGGAGTTGCTCGCCAAGCTCAGCGCCCACGAAAACAAACCTGTCAGCGTGATCGTGCGCTTCCGCTTTGACAAGAATGATCAGGGCAGGGCACTGTTCAAAACTTTGCGTCAACAACTGAAACAAAGCCGCGCTCAACTGGGTAAAGCGTCGGGCTTCGTCGATTCGTCGATGCAAAACGGCGGCACTGAATTGTGGCTGTATCAATCCATAGCCCTCAAGCTGACGCCCTTGCAGGCGCTGACCCTCTCCAGCTTGCCGATTGTGGATGAGGTCTTCGAGAACTTCAAAGTCAAGATCCCCAAAGTTCAGGCGCTGGATACCGGCAGTCTGGGCGAGGCGGGCGACACAAACCCTGACTTCGACCCGCTACACATGATCGGTGCCGACGCAACGCGGGCGGCGGGCCTGCGCGGGCAAGGCATTCGTATCGGGCACCTCGATACTGGCGTGGACATCTTTCACCCCGAGTTGCAGGGCAAGGTGGTGGCGTTTGCCGAGTTCAACGCGGTGGGCAAGCGGGTAGACAGCAAGCCGCACGACAGCGCCCAGCACGGCACCCACACGGCGGGCCTACTGGTCGGCAATACGCTGGGCGCGGCCCCCGACGCCAAACTCATCAGCGCTCTGGTGCTGCCCGGCGGCGAGGGGACCTTTGCTGAGGTGATCGCCGGAATGCAGTGGGTGCTCGACCCCGACAACAACGCCGACACCGACGACGGCGCGAACGTGGTCAGCCTCAGCCTCGGCGTGCCGAGCAGTCAGGATCAGCAAGCCTTCGTGCTGCCGGTGCAGAACATGCTCAGGGCGGGCGTGGTGCCGGTCTTTGCGATCGGCAACTACGGCCCCGACCCCCAGACCACCGCCAGCCCCGGCAACATCCCCGACGTGATTGGGGTGGGGGCGGTAGACCAAAGCGGCAGCGTCGCTCCCTTCAGCAGCCGTGGCCCGGCGATCTGGACAGGGGCTTACAGCGGCAGCTTTATCAAGCCGGATGTGGTGGCCCCCGGCGTGGGCATTCGCAGCAGCTTTCCCGGCAAAGGCTACGGCGTGCTCTCCGGCACTTCGCAGGCTGCGCCGCTGGTGGCGGGCGCGGTGGCGGTGATGCTGGGGGCCAAACCGGGCAGCAACGTGGACGACATCAAGCAGGCCCTTTATTCCAGCTCGTCCAACAATGGTCAGAAGAACAACGACAGCGGCTACGGCCTGATCAACTTGCCCGCCGCGCTCGTCAAGCTGGGTGTTAGCGTTGCCGCGCCGCCCAAAGCCCAAGCGCCAGTGGCGGGGCCGAACGGGTACACCTTCTGCGTGCCGGAAGGCCAGCGCTGCAGCTTCAGCGGCCAGAAGCAGGTGGCTTTCGGCGCGGCGGGACGCTACCTGTCGGGCCTGACCAGCGACGGCTTTAACTGCACGGTGGCCGAATGGGGCTCAGATCCGGTGCCGGGCACGGCCAAAGCCTGCTTTGTGCAGGAAGCTAAACCCTAA
- a CDS encoding molybdopterin-dependent oxidoreductase, with translation MSQRPKIKALAGLLLSTALSGTVNAQSTVADPSTVGAAQTVMVTGAVAQPMTLTLEAVRALPAQSVTLMATAAGKPIQHVYKGALLSDVLKSAQPKFRPEIKNDALRYALLASGRDGYAAVFSWGELDPGFGNRAVLIAYEQDGQPLSALDGPLRLIVPGDGKAGRYVSGLSRLFLLKIGQ, from the coding sequence ATGAGTCAGCGCCCCAAGATCAAGGCTTTGGCGGGGCTGCTGCTGAGTACGGCGCTATCTGGAACGGTCAATGCCCAGAGTACGGTGGCCGATCCGAGCACGGTCGGCGCGGCGCAGACGGTGATGGTGACAGGAGCGGTGGCCCAGCCGATGACGCTGACACTCGAAGCGGTGCGTGCCCTGCCCGCCCAGAGTGTCACGCTGATGGCCACGGCGGCGGGCAAGCCAATCCAGCACGTCTACAAAGGAGCGCTGCTGAGCGACGTTTTGAAGTCGGCGCAGCCCAAGTTCCGGCCCGAGATCAAAAACGACGCGCTGCGCTACGCCCTGCTGGCCAGCGGGCGTGACGGTTACGCCGCCGTATTTTCGTGGGGCGAACTCGATCCGGGCTTTGGCAACCGCGCCGTGCTGATCGCCTACGAGCAAGATGGGCAGCCGCTCTCGGCTTTGGACGGGCCGCTGCGCCTCATCGTGCCGGGTGACGGCAAAGCGGGGCGCTACGTGAGCGGACTGTCGCGCTTGTTCCTGCTCAAAATCGGACAATAG
- the modA gene encoding molybdate ABC transporter substrate-binding protein, whose product MIFKTFKPLLLTCLALGLSSASAAKVTVFAAASLTDAFSEIGQQFDAKTGNTTTFQFAGSQALRTQLEQGAKADVFASANSAQFDPLVKSGSLGAGQTFARNRLVVIAPKGNAAVGKLADLARPGVKLVLADKSVPVGDYSRKTLDLISKAGTYGTDFSARVLKNVVSEEPNVRQVAVKIQLGQGDAAIVYVSDVTPSLKSDVRTIGLPTRFNPLASYPIGVLKGGNTAEGQAFVDYVLSNAGQAILKKWGFVGAK is encoded by the coding sequence ATGATCTTCAAAACGTTCAAACCCCTGCTGCTCACCTGCCTCGCCCTCGGTCTGTCCAGCGCTTCGGCGGCCAAAGTCACGGTGTTCGCGGCGGCCAGCCTGACCGACGCCTTCAGCGAGATCGGCCAGCAGTTCGACGCCAAAACCGGCAACACCACCACCTTTCAGTTCGCTGGCTCTCAGGCGCTGCGTACCCAGCTCGAACAGGGCGCAAAGGCCGACGTGTTCGCCAGCGCCAACTCTGCTCAGTTTGATCCGCTGGTCAAGTCCGGTTCGCTCGGCGCGGGCCAAACCTTTGCCCGCAACCGCTTGGTGGTCATCGCGCCCAAGGGCAACGCGGCGGTGGGCAAGCTCGCCGATCTGGCGCGTCCGGGGGTCAAGCTGGTGCTGGCCGATAAGAGCGTGCCGGTGGGCGACTACAGCCGCAAAACGCTCGATCTGATCTCGAAAGCTGGAACGTACGGAACAGACTTCAGCGCCCGCGTCCTGAAAAACGTGGTCAGCGAGGAACCCAACGTGCGGCAAGTGGCCGTCAAAATTCAGCTCGGGCAAGGCGACGCGGCCATCGTCTACGTCAGCGACGTGACGCCCAGCCTCAAGTCGGATGTCCGGACTATCGGTTTGCCGACCCGCTTCAATCCGCTGGCCAGCTACCCGATTGGCGTGCTGAAGGGCGGCAACACGGCGGAGGGTCAGGCTTTCGTGGACTACGTGCTCTCGAATGCTGGACAAGCCATCTTGAAAAAGTGGGGCTTCGTCGGCGCGAAATAA
- a CDS encoding ABC transporter permease, whose product MTRAAAHPLPILISAVLAAFLLLPTLTLLLRGLSADFLPTLLSPAVTDALRVSVLTSGASLGLTIIFGTPAAWLLSRRRFWGHALLESLLDLPITLPPVVAGVALLLAFGSRGVLGRPLELAGIDLAFSPAAVVLALLFTSAPFYIRTAKAGFSAYDPDTEAAARVDGAGERGVFFRVTLPLALPFLLEGLVLAWARSLGEFGATILFAGSLQGSTRTIPLAIYSAIESDLRPALVLSAIMVVFAFGLLLVLRLLSARRGT is encoded by the coding sequence TTGACCCGCGCCGCCGCCCACCCTCTTCCCATTCTGATCAGCGCAGTGCTGGCCGCTTTTTTGCTGCTGCCCACCCTGACGCTGCTGCTGCGCGGCCTGAGCGCCGACTTTTTGCCCACGCTGCTCAGCCCCGCCGTGACGGACGCCCTGCGGGTCAGTGTCCTGACCTCGGGGGCCAGCTTGGGGCTGACCATCATCTTCGGCACGCCCGCCGCTTGGCTGCTCTCGCGGCGGCGCTTTTGGGGCCACGCCCTGCTCGAAAGCCTGCTGGATTTGCCGATCACTTTGCCTCCGGTGGTGGCGGGAGTGGCGCTGCTGCTGGCCTTCGGATCGCGGGGAGTGCTGGGCCGCCCGCTCGAACTGGCAGGCATCGATCTGGCGTTCAGTCCGGCAGCGGTGGTGCTGGCCTTGCTGTTTACCAGCGCTCCTTTTTATATCCGAACCGCCAAAGCGGGCTTCTCGGCTTACGATCCCGACACCGAGGCGGCGGCGCGGGTGGACGGCGCGGGCGAGCGTGGGGTCTTTTTCCGCGTTACTTTGCCGCTGGCCCTGCCCTTCTTGCTGGAGGGCCTGGTGCTGGCCTGGGCGAGGTCGCTGGGCGAGTTCGGGGCCACCATCTTGTTTGCCGGATCGCTGCAAGGCTCGACCCGCACCATTCCGCTGGCGATTTACAGCGCCATCGAGAGCGATCTGCGCCCCGCACTGGTGCTGAGTGCCATCATGGTGGTGTTCGCGTTTGGGCTGCTGCTGGTGCTGCGCCTGCTCTCGGCGCGGCGCGGAACATGA
- a CDS encoding TOBE domain-containing protein: MKISAHNQLSGTISAIKLGEVAAEITLDVAPGTSITATITRSSAERLGLKVGQTANAVIKASDVMIGVED, from the coding sequence ATGAAAATAAGCGCCCATAACCAACTGTCCGGCACCATCAGCGCCATCAAGCTGGGCGAGGTGGCCGCCGAGATCACGCTGGACGTGGCTCCCGGCACCTCCATCACCGCCACGATCACCCGCTCCTCCGCCGAGCGATTGGGCCTCAAGGTCGGTCAAACGGCCAATGCTGTCATCAAGGCCAGCGACGTGATGATTGGAGTGGAAGACTGA
- a CDS encoding cupin domain-containing protein: MEKISLTTAANTGHFAALPAQVGTLFFAAGTVLPPTSHAQDEISFIHSGVLRAVSGGQAATLRGGDVSFIPAGEVHQAEVLEDVTLSYVLLERTLDSSAS; the protein is encoded by the coding sequence ATGGAAAAAATCAGCCTGACCACCGCTGCCAACACCGGCCACTTCGCTGCCCTTCCTGCTCAGGTCGGCACGCTCTTTTTTGCGGCGGGCACCGTATTGCCGCCCACCAGCCACGCCCAAGACGAGATTTCGTTTATTCACAGCGGCGTGCTGCGGGCCGTCAGCGGCGGGCAAGCGGCGACCTTGCGCGGCGGCGACGTGAGCTTTATTCCGGCGGGCGAAGTCCATCAGGCCGAAGTGCTGGAAGACGTGACACTGAGCTACGTCTTGCTGGAAAGGACGCTGGACTCAAGCGCTTCATAA
- a CDS encoding S1C family serine protease has protein sequence MALGIGGVAVYKHNSSPSQTAQTQSGQTTLVEASLAQAVPAKSAVPVFNPVHAKTENERNTVDVVRAAQDGLVYVSVQSGTKTATAPQKGSGNSGKGQQNGDSQGSGQADPFAGTPFQGMPFGQGGQDGGSSGTPQGPQRGTGSGFFVDAKGDILTNYHVVDGADTITIRVHNHPETYTAKVIGTAPDYDLALIRADGLPKNLIKPIPLGNSDGLEPGLKAIALGAPFDLDFSVTEGIISSNARTIPVGTRDVNQSVIQTDAAINPGNSGGPLLDSSGQVIGINTQILSGGSDQNAGVGFAIPINTAKSLLPRLEAGSKITTPVLGLRYADLSGLDSAALKALNLPSSGALVQEVLPGSPAAKAGLKAGTQKITLQDGTPLTLGGDVILSVNGKLIGQNNSLQSAIFGLNLGDIVKLSIKRGGKVTELSVKLSEFAPPTNS, from the coding sequence TTGGCTCTCGGCATTGGCGGCGTAGCGGTGTACAAGCACAACAGCTCACCCAGCCAAACGGCTCAAACTCAAAGCGGTCAAACGACCCTCGTCGAAGCGAGTTTGGCTCAGGCGGTTCCGGCCAAGTCGGCGGTGCCTGTCTTTAACCCCGTGCATGCCAAAACGGAAAACGAGCGCAACACCGTCGACGTGGTGCGGGCCGCCCAAGACGGTTTGGTCTATGTCAGCGTCCAGAGCGGCACCAAGACGGCCACTGCGCCGCAAAAAGGCTCTGGCAACTCTGGCAAGGGCCAGCAAAACGGAGACAGTCAGGGCAGCGGTCAGGCCGATCCATTTGCCGGAACGCCGTTTCAGGGCATGCCGTTCGGTCAAGGCGGCCAAGATGGCGGCTCATCCGGTACGCCGCAAGGCCCGCAGCGCGGCACTGGCAGCGGCTTCTTCGTGGACGCCAAGGGCGACATCCTCACCAATTACCACGTGGTCGACGGAGCCGACACCATCACCATCCGGGTTCACAACCACCCCGAAACGTACACCGCCAAAGTTATCGGCACTGCCCCCGACTACGATCTGGCGCTGATTCGGGCTGACGGTCTGCCCAAGAACCTGATCAAGCCGATTCCACTCGGCAACAGCGACGGCCTGGAGCCGGGCCTGAAGGCTATTGCGCTGGGCGCACCGTTCGACCTCGATTTCAGCGTCACTGAAGGCATCATCAGCTCGAATGCCCGCACCATTCCGGTGGGCACACGCGACGTGAACCAGTCGGTCATTCAAACCGACGCGGCCATCAACCCCGGCAACAGCGGCGGCCCGCTGCTCGACAGCTCTGGGCAGGTCATCGGCATCAACACCCAGATTCTGAGTGGCGGCAGCGATCAGAACGCGGGCGTAGGCTTTGCCATTCCTATCAACACCGCCAAGAGCCTCCTGCCGCGCCTGGAAGCAGGCAGCAAGATCACCACGCCGGTGCTGGGTCTGCGTTACGCCGATCTGTCCGGCCTCGACTCGGCGGCCCTCAAAGCCCTCAACTTGCCGTCTTCGGGGGCACTCGTGCAAGAAGTGCTTCCCGGCAGCCCCGCCGCCAAAGCCGGACTCAAAGCCGGAACCCAGAAAATTACCTTGCAAGACGGCACGCCGCTGACCCTCGGCGGCGACGTGATCCTCTCGGTCAACGGCAAGCTGATCGGCCAAAACAACAGCTTGCAGTCGGCCATCTTTGGCCTGAACCTGGGCGACATTGTCAAGCTGAGCATCAAGCGCGGCGGCAAGGTGACGGAACTCAGCGTCAAGCTCAGCGAGTTTGCGCCGCCCACCAACTCCTGA
- a CDS encoding MFS transporter gives MSHLAADPPPNGFRTFSILWASQSVSVLGSALSAFAFNIYLAQTVFPLESQKPQLALALSVTALAFTFTAMLGAPLAGVWADRRDRRATMLGCDLISAALALSIGLLLLLWQPSFWSLLPLVALTGLVGSFHISAFDTSYATLVSSAQLPRANGMMQTIQSLSGLASPAIAALIVALPALARKSGQDTWLSGLESGVPLAFLLDAVSFSVAALVLTRLRIPSPAAHAPTETAEKRSILSDIGFGWRYILDRRPLLWLLLTFALVNFVSGPLGIFETLLTKYQLAPDWQARGYSFAPALALLTTLGSVGGVLGGVVISAWGGLKRQRVLGVLVPMILLGAAQLLFGASRSLYLSGAALLLFGLTVPFLNAHSQSIWQGQVPPALQGRVFSVRRLIAQFTGPLSIALASFAAAAFPVGWVVMALAAVLIVFCVGQLFNPALRRVEDQAGLDQEAARRSIRRAVLKQRPRT, from the coding sequence GTGAGCCACCTCGCCGCTGACCCGCCGCCCAACGGTTTTCGCACCTTCAGCATTTTGTGGGCCAGTCAATCGGTGTCGGTGCTCGGCTCGGCGCTCTCGGCCTTCGCCTTTAACATTTACCTGGCCCAAACGGTTTTTCCGCTGGAATCGCAAAAGCCCCAACTGGCACTGGCTCTCTCAGTGACGGCCCTCGCCTTTACCTTCACCGCCATGCTCGGCGCTCCCCTGGCCGGCGTGTGGGCAGACCGCCGTGACCGCCGCGCCACCATGCTCGGCTGCGACCTCATCAGTGCGGCTCTGGCGCTCAGCATTGGCTTGCTGCTGCTGCTCTGGCAGCCTTCCTTCTGGTCGCTGTTGCCGCTGGTGGCCCTGACCGGACTGGTTGGCAGCTTTCACATCAGCGCCTTTGACACCAGTTACGCCACGCTGGTCAGCTCAGCCCAGTTGCCGCGTGCCAACGGTATGATGCAGACCATTCAGTCGCTTTCGGGCCTGGCCTCGCCCGCCATCGCCGCCCTGATCGTGGCGCTGCCCGCATTGGCCCGCAAGAGCGGTCAAGACACCTGGCTCTCCGGCTTAGAAAGTGGCGTGCCGCTGGCCTTTTTGCTGGACGCTGTCAGTTTTTCTGTGGCCGCACTGGTGCTGACCCGCCTGCGTATCCCCTCGCCCGCCGCTCACGCACCGACTGAAACTGCCGAGAAGCGCAGCATCCTGAGTGATATCGGCTTCGGCTGGCGCTATATCCTCGACCGCCGCCCACTGCTGTGGCTGCTGCTCACCTTTGCGCTGGTCAATTTCGTGTCTGGGCCGCTGGGCATCTTTGAAACGCTGCTGACCAAGTACCAACTCGCTCCCGACTGGCAAGCGCGGGGCTACAGTTTTGCTCCGGCGCTGGCTCTGCTGACCACCCTCGGCAGCGTGGGCGGCGTGCTGGGCGGCGTGGTCATCAGCGCTTGGGGCGGCCTCAAACGGCAGCGGGTGCTGGGTGTGCTGGTGCCGATGATTTTGCTGGGCGCGGCGCAACTGCTGTTCGGGGCCTCGCGTTCTCTGTACCTCAGCGGCGCGGCGCTGCTGCTGTTCGGGCTGACCGTACCCTTCCTCAACGCCCACTCGCAGAGCATCTGGCAGGGCCAAGTGCCGCCTGCTTTGCAAGGTCGCGTCTTCAGCGTGCGGCGTTTGATCGCGCAGTTCACTGGGCCGCTGTCTATTGCGCTGGCCAGCTTCGCGGCGGCGGCGTTTCCGGTGGGCTGGGTGGTGATGGCCCTCGCCGCCGTGCTGATCGTTTTTTGCGTGGGGCAACTCTTTAACCCGGCTTTGAGGCGCGTGGAAGACCAAGCTGGGCTGGATCAGGAAGCCGCTCGGCGCAGCATTCGGCGGGCCGTTCTCAAACAGCGCCCGCGAACTTGA